Part of the Thermodesulfobacteriota bacterium genome is shown below.
GCACGCCTACCGCGGAGCGGCCCATCGGGCGGACGTCCTCCTCGTGGAAGCGGATCGACATCCCCTGCCGGGTGGAGAGGAACACCTCCTCGTTCCCCGTGGTGATCGCCGTGGCGATCAGGCGGTCCCCCTCGTTCAGTCCCATGGCGATGATGCCGCCCGACCGCGGCCGGGAATACTCCATCAGCTCCGTCTTCTTGATGGTTCCCTGCGCGGTGGCGGTGACGATGAATTTCCCCTCCTCGAATTCCCGCACCGGCAGGATCGAGGAGATCGACTCGCCCGGCGACAGCGACAGCAGGTTCACGACCGCGCGCCCCTTGGATGCGCGCCCCGCCTCGGGCAGCTCGTGGACCTTGAGCCAGTACACCTTCCCCTGGTCGGAGAAGAACAGGACGTAGGTGTGCATCGAGGCGATGAAGAGCATGGAGACGAAATCCTCCTCCTTGGTCCCCATGCCGACCTTCCCGCGCCCGCCGCGCCGCTGCGTCCGGTAGAGGCTGATCGGGTTCCGCTTGATGTAGCCGGAGTGGGAGACGGTGACCACCATCTCCTCGTCCACGATCAGGTCCTCGAGCCGCAGGTCCTTCGTTTCCCGCTGGATCTCGGAGCGGCGCGCGTCGCCGTAGGCCTCGCGGATCTGGCGGAACTCCTCGGCGATGACGCGCAGCAGCTCCGACTCCTCGGCGAGGATCTTCTTGAGCCGCGCGATCTCCTCGCGCACCTCCTTGAGCTCCTGCAGGATCTTTTCCCGCTCGAGCCCCGTGAGACGGCGAAGCTGCATGTCGAGGATCGCCTGCGCCTGGATCTCCGACAGGCGGAACTTCGTCATCAGCCCGTCCTTCGCCTCCTTCTGGTCCTTCGACGCCCGGATCAGCTTGATGATCGCGTCGATGTGATCGAGGGCGATCTTGTACCCCTCGAGGATGTGCTCCCGCGCCTCCGCCTTCCGCAGCAGGAAGAGGGTCCGCCGGGTGACGACCTCCTTCCGGAACGCAAGAAACTCCTCGAGGAGCTCCTTCAGGTTCATCGTCCGCGGCCGGTTCTGTACGATGGCCAGGAGCTGCACGCCGAAGGAGACCTGCATCTGCGTCGACTTGTAGAGGTTGTTCAGGACGACCTCGGCCACGGCGTCCTTCTTCAGCTCGACGACCACGCGCATGCCGTCGCGGTCGGACTCGTCTCGGATGTCCGATACCTCTTCTAGCTCCTTGTCGCGCACCAGCTCCGCGATCCGCTCGATGAGCCGCGCCTTGTTGACCTGGTACGGGATCTCCGTGATGACGATCGACTCGCGGTCGCCCTTCTTCGCCTTCTCGATGAACGCCCGCGCGCGGATCTGCACGGAGCCGCGGCCGGTCCGGTAGGCATCGCGCACGCCCTCGAGGCCGTAGAGGATCCCGCCCGTGGGGAAATCGGGCGCCGGGATATGGTCCATCAGGCCGTCGATGGCGATTTCGGGATCGCCGATCAGCGCGAGCAGGGCGCTCACCACCTCGCCGAGATTGTGCGGCGGGATGGATGTGGCCATGCCGACGGCGATCCCCGCGCTGCCGTTGACCAGCAGGTTCGGGATGCGCGATGGGAGGACGCGCGGCTCCTGCAGCGAGCCGTCGTAATTCGGCACCGTTTCGACGGTTTCCTTGTCGAGATCGGAGAGCAGCTCCCCCGCGACCTTGGCCATCCGGACCTCGGTGTACCGCATCGCGGCCGCCGAGTCGCCGTCGACCGAGCCGAAGTTCCCCTGCCCGTCGACCAGCGGGTACCGGAGGGAAAAGTCCTGCACCATGCGCACGAGGGCGTCGTAGACGGCGTTGTCGCCGTGCGGATGGTACTTGCCGATGACGTCGCCGACGATGCGCGCGGACTTCTTGTACGGCTTGCCGAATTCGTTCCCCAGCTCGTGCATCGCGAAGAGGATGCGGCGCTGCACGGGCTTGAGGCCGTCCCGGACGTCGGGAAGCGCGCGCCCCACGATCACGCTCATCGCGTAATCGAGGTAGCTCTGGCGCATCTCGTCCTGGATGGCGCGGGGATACACCGGTTTCTGGAACAGGTCCATCAGTGCTGAC
Proteins encoded:
- the gyrA gene encoding DNA gyrase subunit A — its product is MDLFQKPVYPRAIQDEMRQSYLDYAMSVIVGRALPDVRDGLKPVQRRILFAMHELGNEFGKPYKKSARIVGDVIGKYHPHGDNAVYDALVRMVQDFSLRYPLVDGQGNFGSVDGDSAAAMRYTEVRMAKVAGELLSDLDKETVETVPNYDGSLQEPRVLPSRIPNLLVNGSAGIAVGMATSIPPHNLGEVVSALLALIGDPEIAIDGLMDHIPAPDFPTGGILYGLEGVRDAYRTGRGSVQIRARAFIEKAKKGDRESIVITEIPYQVNKARLIERIAELVRDKELEEVSDIRDESDRDGMRVVVELKKDAVAEVVLNNLYKSTQMQVSFGVQLLAIVQNRPRTMNLKELLEEFLAFRKEVVTRRTLFLLRKAEAREHILEGYKIALDHIDAIIKLIRASKDQKEAKDGLMTKFRLSEIQAQAILDMQLRRLTGLEREKILQELKEVREEIARLKKILAEESELLRVIAEEFRQIREAYGDARRSEIQRETKDLRLEDLIVDEEMVVTVSHSGYIKRNPISLYRTQRRGGRGKVGMGTKEEDFVSMLFIASMHTYVLFFSDQGKVYWLKVHELPEAGRASKGRAVVNLLSLSPGESISSILPVREFEEGKFIVTATAQGTIKKTELMEYSRPRSGGIIAMGLNEGDRLIATAITTGNEEVFLSTRQGMSIRFHEEDVRPMGRSAVGVRGIDLEEGDVVVGMDILRPQGTMLTVTEKGYGKRTDVEEYRKQSRGGKGVITLKVTEKTGPVTGVCQVLDTDDVMLVTDGGKIIRMAVGEIRVIGRNTQGVRLIGLEEKERVSSIARLAEKEE